A DNA window from Procambarus clarkii isolate CNS0578487 chromosome 3, FALCON_Pclarkii_2.0, whole genome shotgun sequence contains the following coding sequences:
- the LOC138368827 gene encoding uncharacterized protein gives MDRVYRDPACTPLDILERELRKLLEACTKETPFFSPNGHMYKQVDGIARGSPLRVQFANFYMGTIEQRVLVDMDLKPAIYCRYVDDILMQVPDVRRLQQLKEALQQNSVLSYTYEMESDGKLPFLDMTVVEMNGGFHTAVYTKETNIGMCLNANSDCSDRYKRSFFNAYVDRALTHSYGWKQINEELCRVRQVLVNNDFSNVYVEDVIKRKLTRHTPSEESTNATLVPPIILFYRNFFSAAYKTEE, from the coding sequence atggacagagtgtatcgtgatccagcttgtACCCCTCTAGACATACTAGAGAGGGAACTGAGGAAGTTACTGGAAGCTTGCACTAAAGAGACACCTTTCTTCAGTCccaatgggcacatgtataaacaagtggATGGGATCGCCAGGGGTTCTCCCCTACGTGTCCAGTTCGCGAATTTTTACATGGGTACTATAGAGCAGAGGGTTTTAGTTGACATGGACctaaaacccgccatatactgcagatatgttgacgacatattaatgcaggtacctgatgtcagacgtttgcagcagttgaaggaggcattacagcaaaattcggtgttaagttacacttacgagatggagagtgatgggaagctTCCCTTTCTAGATATGACAGTCGTGGAAATGAATGGTGGCTTCCACACCGCAGTCtatactaaggaaacgaacataggaatgtgccttaatgccaatagtgactgctcgGACAGGTACAAGCGGAGTTttttcaacgcttacgtcgaccgagctctcactcacagctatGGTTGGAAGCAGATCAACgaggaactctgtagagtaaggcaggtcctagtcaataatgacTTCTCTAAcgtttatgttgaagacgtcataaaaagaaagttGACACGCCATAcaccctctgaagagtcaactaatgcAACACTTGTACCGCCTATTAtattgttttacaggaacttcttttccgcagcttataaaacggaggaatGA